One genomic window of Bradyrhizobium sp. CCGE-LA001 includes the following:
- a CDS encoding cytochrome P450, whose amino-acid sequence MSMQNVAASALQFTAPKRNELTHIPGDEGWPIIGKTFQVLADPKGHIERNGAKYGLVYRTHIFGETNIVLLGPEANELVLFDQQKLFSSTHGWNKVLGLLFPRGLMLLDFDEHRLHRKALSVAFKSGPMKSYLSDLDRGISARVAQWKTKQGEMLLYPAMKQLTLDLAAASFLGADIGPEVDEINRAFVDMVAAAVAPVRRPLPGTQMARGVKGRKRIVAYFREQIPLRRGNHGGDDLFSQLCRATHEDGALLSEQDIIDHMSFLMMAAHDTLTSSLTSFIGELAANPDWQDRLRAEVLALGLAPDAPSSFDDLEKMPLTEMAFKEALRLKPPVPSMPRRAMRDFSFKGFAIPAGTAVGINPLYTHHMKEIWPEPDRFDPLRFTEDAQRNRHRFAFVPFGGGAHMCLGLHFAYMQAKCFARHFLQNIEVSLEPGYKPDWQMWPIPKPKDGLRVRLKAV is encoded by the coding sequence ATGTCGATGCAGAATGTGGCCGCCTCTGCGCTTCAGTTCACCGCGCCCAAACGCAACGAGCTGACCCACATCCCCGGCGACGAGGGTTGGCCGATCATCGGCAAGACGTTTCAGGTGCTGGCCGACCCTAAGGGCCATATCGAGAGGAACGGCGCCAAATACGGTCTGGTCTACCGCACCCACATCTTCGGCGAGACCAACATCGTGCTGCTCGGGCCCGAAGCCAATGAGCTCGTGCTGTTCGACCAGCAGAAACTGTTCTCCTCGACGCATGGCTGGAACAAGGTGCTCGGCCTGTTGTTTCCGCGCGGGCTGATGCTGCTCGATTTCGACGAGCACCGGCTGCATCGCAAGGCGCTGTCGGTCGCGTTCAAATCCGGGCCGATGAAATCCTACCTGTCCGATCTCGATCGCGGCATTTCCGCGCGCGTTGCGCAATGGAAGACCAAGCAAGGCGAGATGCTGCTCTATCCGGCGATGAAGCAGCTCACGCTCGATCTCGCTGCGGCCTCGTTCCTCGGCGCCGATATCGGGCCTGAGGTCGATGAGATCAACCGCGCCTTCGTCGACATGGTCGCCGCTGCCGTCGCGCCGGTCCGCCGTCCCCTGCCGGGCACCCAGATGGCGCGCGGCGTGAAGGGCCGCAAGCGAATCGTCGCCTATTTCCGCGAGCAGATTCCGCTCCGGCGCGGCAATCACGGCGGCGACGATCTGTTCTCGCAGCTCTGCCGCGCCACCCACGAGGACGGCGCGCTGCTTTCGGAGCAGGACATCATCGACCATATGAGCTTCCTGATGATGGCGGCGCACGACACGCTGACCTCGTCACTGACCTCCTTCATCGGCGAGCTCGCCGCCAATCCGGACTGGCAGGACAGGCTGCGGGCGGAAGTGCTCGCGCTCGGGCTCGCCCCGGATGCGCCGAGCAGCTTCGACGATCTCGAAAAGATGCCGCTGACCGAGATGGCGTTCAAGGAAGCGCTGCGACTCAAGCCGCCAGTGCCCTCGATGCCGCGCCGCGCGATGCGCGATTTCAGCTTCAAGGGTTTTGCGATTCCGGCCGGCACCGCGGTCGGCATCAATCCGCTCTACACCCATCACATGAAGGAGATCTGGCCCGAGCCTGACCGTTTCGATCCGCTGCGCTTCACCGAGGACGCCCAGCGCAACCGCCACCGCTTCGCCTTCGTGCCGTTCGGCGGCGGCGCGCATATGTGCCTCGGCCTGCACTTCGCCTATATGCAGGCGAAATGCTTTGCGCGGCACTTCCTGCAGAACATCGAGGTGTCGCTAGAACCGGGCTATAAGCCGGACTGGCAGATGTGGCCGATCCCGAAGCCGAAGGACGGGTTGCGGGTGAGGCTGAAGGCGGTTTAG
- a CDS encoding SDR family NAD(P)-dependent oxidoreductase, which yields MGRLDGKVAVITGATSGIGLRTAEVFVAEGAKIVIAGRRVPEGEALAKQLGANCVFRQTDVTVEAQMQALIALAVDKFGRIDCLFNNAGGPAQTGGIEGLEVERFDAAMATLVRSVMLGMKHAAPHMKSQGSGSIINNGSIAGRLAGFSSSMVYSAAKAAVIHLTKCVAMELGESNVRVNAISPGAIATGIFGKALGLSTDAAEKTPAVMREVYKTAQPIPRAGLPDDIAQAAVFLASDESSFINGHDLVVDGAMTGGRNWSQQQQGYVALRKAFDQGA from the coding sequence ATGGGCAGGCTGGACGGCAAGGTTGCGGTCATCACCGGCGCGACGAGCGGAATTGGGTTGCGTACCGCGGAAGTCTTCGTTGCCGAAGGTGCCAAAATTGTGATCGCGGGTCGCCGCGTCCCGGAAGGCGAGGCGCTGGCGAAGCAGCTCGGAGCCAATTGCGTCTTCCGCCAGACCGATGTCACGGTCGAAGCGCAGATGCAGGCGCTGATCGCGCTCGCCGTGGACAAGTTCGGCAGGATCGACTGCCTTTTTAACAATGCCGGCGGTCCGGCGCAGACCGGCGGGATCGAAGGCCTGGAGGTCGAGCGGTTCGACGCGGCGATGGCGACGCTGGTGCGCAGCGTCATGCTTGGCATGAAGCACGCCGCGCCTCACATGAAGAGCCAAGGTTCCGGCAGCATCATCAACAATGGCAGCATCGCCGGCCGTCTCGCCGGGTTCTCGTCCTCGATGGTTTACAGCGCGGCCAAGGCGGCGGTGATCCATCTCACCAAATGCGTGGCGATGGAGCTCGGCGAATCGAATGTGCGCGTCAACGCGATCTCGCCCGGCGCGATCGCGACCGGCATTTTCGGCAAGGCGCTGGGGCTCTCGACCGACGCTGCCGAGAAGACCCCGGCGGTGATGCGCGAAGTCTACAAGACCGCGCAGCCGATCCCGCGCGCCGGTCTTCCCGACGACATCGCGCAGGCCGCGGTCTTCCTGGCCAGCGACGAATCCAGCTTCATCAACGGCCACGACCTCGTCGTCGACGGCGCCATGACCGGCGGCCGCAATTGGAGCCAGCAGCAGCAGGGCTATGTGGCCCTGCGCAAGGCGTTCGATCAGGGGGCGTAG
- a CDS encoding sensor histidine kinase, which produces MGKLIDEFRKGWQGVAPPSLGLSIAFAVACLLVATLTRWGLAHVRPDVYFTPYFPAVFFAAAFGGFRIGIATALVGGVLGVIVNFGDAFADRARFALLTLYWVVCALTIWGVEHYRTLLIEQRRISKRLIEEEDYRKLLVDELQHRLKNKLSTVHAVLHQVLHDQPQVWSRIDPRLRSLAATDDLISRIDKGGCDIRDLLISELGPYGHVRFTLNGERLFLPPKLAVTLSLMFHELATNAGKYGAFSAPRGLLQVSWTITGDRLTITWDETEGPSIGEVSAPGFGTKLLKSALSAFDGKTELSYLATGLHCIMQCRIPPNG; this is translated from the coding sequence ATGGGGAAGCTGATCGACGAGTTCCGCAAAGGCTGGCAGGGTGTGGCGCCGCCATCACTCGGCCTGAGCATCGCCTTCGCGGTCGCGTGCCTGCTGGTCGCGACACTGACACGCTGGGGTCTCGCCCATGTGCGGCCCGACGTCTATTTCACCCCCTACTTTCCCGCCGTGTTCTTTGCCGCCGCCTTCGGCGGCTTCAGGATCGGCATTGCGACGGCTCTGGTCGGCGGCGTGCTCGGCGTGATCGTCAATTTCGGCGACGCCTTCGCCGATCGCGCCCGGTTTGCCCTGCTGACGCTCTATTGGGTGGTTTGCGCGCTCACCATCTGGGGCGTCGAGCACTATCGCACGCTGCTGATCGAGCAGCGCCGGATTTCAAAGCGCCTGATTGAGGAGGAAGACTATCGCAAGCTGCTGGTCGACGAACTCCAGCACCGGCTGAAGAACAAGCTGTCGACGGTGCACGCCGTGCTGCACCAGGTGCTGCACGACCAACCGCAGGTCTGGTCCCGGATCGATCCGAGGCTGCGTTCGCTGGCCGCAACCGACGATCTGATCTCGCGCATCGACAAGGGGGGCTGCGACATCCGCGATCTCCTGATCTCGGAGCTCGGGCCTTACGGCCATGTCCGCTTCACGCTCAACGGCGAGCGGCTGTTCCTGCCGCCGAAGCTCGCGGTGACGCTGTCGCTGATGTTTCACGAGCTCGCCACCAACGCGGGCAAGTATGGCGCGTTCTCTGCGCCGCGCGGATTGCTGCAGGTGTCCTGGACCATCACCGGCGATCGCCTCACCATCACCTGGGACGAAACCGAGGGACCGAGCATCGGTGAGGTGTCGGCTCCGGGCTTCGGCACCAAATTGCTGAAGTCGGCGCTCTCGGCCTTCGACGGCAAGACCGAGCTCTCCTATCTGGCCACCGGCCTGCATTGCATCATGCAATGCCGCATCCCCCCGAACGGTTAG